In the Pseudonocardia cypriaca genome, one interval contains:
- a CDS encoding GDSL-type esterase/lipase family protein, with translation MLTLFCLGVGIPVTVALTPAQDLVVFGQHISVGARPPDLSVAGPARLVQVGNTALDIDQMHVYGPLRPELTMGPVQRNAAAAAVFDPVAGPQAQNDAITAVTRGFLTWYVLGGLGLLAFTITAAAGAAGIRTLVVLRRQSRAQGGEHAPLHEIVSYCVRAARRMTVIALVTAVTAWLVSGALAVTGSVQGLRGVTSLAQLVGAYHLTPDPVGPPIIGFDGAVIGDSRAARLGGPPVADGTPDDVACQRSTDSLAAEIGHLLPAKVLNLACPSATITSGLRGPQDAGGRSVPAQVGVLKQVQGLRFVVVAIGPNDVGWIDFLRYCYGVPDCSDRLTQGEFDYRLAAFDRVYGDLLIDLNELPGRPQVIVMTSYGAFPPDADCADTRAEGYPGLDPVKIELLNDRNEQLNAVLTAGAQKYGFAVADPQLAMLCEKGPGMKDGDGLGPDLQGMTDPFPFHPTGIGSLRMASSVVREIAPQPAG, from the coding sequence GTGCTGACCCTGTTCTGCCTCGGCGTCGGCATCCCCGTCACGGTCGCGCTCACCCCGGCGCAGGACCTCGTGGTCTTCGGGCAGCACATCTCCGTCGGTGCCCGACCGCCGGACCTGTCCGTCGCCGGTCCGGCCCGGCTCGTGCAGGTCGGCAACACCGCACTCGACATCGACCAGATGCACGTCTACGGCCCGCTGCGCCCCGAGCTCACGATGGGCCCGGTACAGCGCAACGCCGCCGCGGCCGCCGTCTTCGACCCCGTCGCGGGCCCGCAGGCGCAGAACGACGCGATCACGGCCGTCACCCGCGGGTTCCTCACCTGGTACGTCCTCGGTGGCCTCGGCCTGCTGGCGTTCACGATCACGGCCGCGGCGGGCGCAGCCGGCATCCGCACCCTGGTCGTGCTGCGGCGCCAGAGCCGCGCCCAGGGCGGCGAGCACGCGCCGCTGCACGAGATCGTCTCCTACTGCGTGCGCGCCGCCCGCCGGATGACCGTGATCGCGCTGGTCACGGCGGTGACGGCCTGGCTGGTCTCCGGGGCGCTCGCGGTCACCGGGTCGGTGCAGGGCCTGCGGGGCGTCACCTCGCTGGCCCAGCTCGTCGGCGCGTACCACCTCACCCCCGACCCGGTCGGCCCGCCGATCATCGGTTTCGACGGCGCCGTCATCGGCGACTCGCGCGCGGCCCGCCTCGGCGGGCCACCCGTCGCCGACGGCACGCCGGACGACGTCGCGTGCCAGCGCAGCACCGACTCCCTGGCCGCGGAGATCGGCCACCTCCTCCCGGCGAAGGTGCTGAACCTGGCCTGTCCCAGCGCCACCATCACCAGCGGGCTGCGCGGGCCGCAGGATGCGGGCGGCCGGTCGGTACCCGCCCAGGTCGGCGTGCTCAAGCAGGTGCAGGGGCTGCGGTTCGTCGTGGTGGCGATCGGGCCCAACGACGTGGGCTGGATCGACTTCCTCCGCTACTGCTACGGCGTCCCCGACTGCTCGGACCGCCTCACCCAGGGCGAGTTCGACTACCGCCTCGCCGCGTTCGACCGGGTGTACGGCGACCTGCTGATCGACCTCAACGAGCTGCCCGGCCGGCCCCAGGTGATCGTCATGACCTCGTACGGCGCCTTCCCGCCCGACGCCGACTGCGCCGACACCCGCGCCGAGGGCTACCCCGGCCTGGACCCCGTCAAGATCGAACTGCTGAACGACCGGAACGAGCAGCTCAACGCGGTCCTCACCGCGGGAGCGCAGAAGTACGGCTTCGCCGTGGCCGACCCCCAGCTGGCCATGCTCTGCGAGAAGGGCCCGGGCATGAAGGACGGGGACGGGCTGGGGCCGGACCTGCAGGGCATGACCGACCCGTTCCCGTTCCACCCCACCGGGATCGGCTCGCTCCGGATGGCGTCGTCGGTGGTGCGGG
- a CDS encoding SpoIIE family protein phosphatase, translated as MLQEALRELEEPGDPLGKGAAVDTTAVDTAVDADLVDTAILLASELCENAVLHAGTEFEVALTVTEADLTVAVTDRGPGPLELHLAQPRQRYGRAASHGRGLALVQRLATTWGTRHESDGRHTIWFSLAREERPAAAPAPPAPPDAERVWTTAEQARWLLHVPPGLVDRLEPAELVAELVRRLRELLDAESVSVEVDEGDGTGAREIARDGSPDRGISTGGDIVSGVGTESGDRVEVRLPTTAPLRGVLRVMHRPGHRGTADPERTRDLTELIAYRVAMAVESQWLRAVDQRRRSWMTYLAETSELLGQSLDVDLAVAVVPQVVVPRLGRWCAIHLVEPSGAMRLAALTHADEDALPELRAVLDPDARPGLPTELRNRLAEVVRNGSSAIRFAVPTDGIALPLRARGRTLGTLLVGRPPNRPHSPEDVVLAGDVARRAALAIHNAQSTGAHVAVSQALQQALLPRALPVVPGVDFAAEYLPASSGSDVGGDFYDVLTIDPSSWLVSIGDVCGKGARAAARTGLVRDVLRVLVRDDRSLPHAIERLNEVMIEAGDPLQFCTLAAARVSRRHRGSGGGQGSSRGGLEVELVLAGHVQPVLVRADGTAELIGTFGTAVGLVPTVRLTCTQHRVGPGDTLLVYTDGVTERRRGREQFGAERLLRVAARAAGRPAVQVVGAVREAVERFSAEPLDDDVALLAVRAAP; from the coding sequence ATGCTCCAGGAAGCACTACGCGAGCTGGAGGAACCGGGCGACCCGCTCGGCAAGGGCGCTGCCGTCGACACCACCGCCGTCGACACCGCCGTCGACGCCGACCTCGTCGATACCGCCATTCTGCTGGCGAGCGAGCTGTGCGAGAACGCCGTCCTGCACGCGGGCACCGAGTTCGAGGTGGCCCTGACGGTCACCGAGGCCGACCTCACCGTCGCCGTCACCGACCGCGGGCCGGGCCCCCTCGAGCTGCACCTCGCCCAGCCCCGCCAGCGCTACGGCCGCGCGGCGAGCCACGGGCGCGGGCTCGCGCTCGTGCAGCGGCTGGCCACCACGTGGGGCACCCGGCACGAGTCCGACGGCCGGCACACCATCTGGTTCTCCCTCGCCCGCGAGGAGCGGCCCGCCGCCGCACCCGCGCCGCCCGCCCCGCCGGACGCGGAGCGGGTGTGGACCACCGCCGAGCAGGCCCGCTGGCTGCTGCACGTGCCGCCGGGGCTCGTCGACCGGCTCGAGCCGGCGGAGCTCGTCGCCGAGCTGGTGCGGAGACTGCGCGAGCTCCTCGACGCCGAGTCGGTGAGCGTGGAGGTCGACGAGGGCGACGGCACCGGCGCGCGCGAGATCGCCCGCGACGGCAGCCCCGACCGGGGGATCTCCACCGGCGGCGACATCGTCAGCGGCGTCGGCACCGAATCCGGCGACCGGGTGGAGGTGCGGCTGCCCACCACCGCGCCGCTGCGCGGGGTGCTGCGCGTCATGCACCGCCCGGGCCACCGGGGCACCGCCGACCCGGAGCGCACCCGCGACCTCACCGAGCTGATCGCCTACCGGGTGGCGATGGCGGTGGAGTCGCAGTGGCTGCGCGCTGTGGACCAGCGCAGGCGCTCGTGGATGACCTACCTCGCCGAGACCAGCGAGCTGCTCGGGCAGTCGCTCGACGTCGACCTCGCGGTGGCGGTGGTGCCCCAGGTCGTCGTGCCGCGGCTCGGTCGCTGGTGCGCCATCCACCTCGTCGAGCCATCCGGCGCGATGCGGCTGGCCGCCCTCACCCACGCCGACGAGGACGCCCTGCCGGAGCTGCGCGCCGTGCTCGACCCGGACGCCCGCCCCGGGCTGCCCACCGAGCTGCGCAACCGGCTCGCCGAGGTCGTGCGCAACGGCTCGTCGGCCATCCGGTTCGCCGTGCCGACCGACGGGATCGCGCTGCCGCTGCGCGCCCGCGGCCGCACTCTCGGCACCCTGCTCGTCGGCAGGCCACCGAACCGGCCGCACAGCCCCGAGGACGTCGTGCTCGCGGGCGACGTCGCCCGCCGCGCGGCACTGGCGATCCACAACGCGCAGAGCACCGGCGCGCACGTCGCGGTCTCCCAGGCGCTGCAGCAGGCGCTCCTGCCCCGCGCGCTGCCGGTCGTGCCCGGCGTCGACTTCGCGGCCGAGTACCTGCCCGCCAGCTCCGGCAGCGACGTCGGCGGCGACTTCTACGACGTGCTCACCATCGACCCGTCCAGCTGGCTCGTCTCGATCGGCGACGTGTGCGGCAAGGGCGCGCGGGCCGCGGCCCGCACCGGACTGGTCCGCGACGTGCTGCGGGTGCTCGTGCGGGACGACCGTTCCCTGCCGCACGCCATCGAGCGGCTCAACGAGGTCATGATCGAGGCCGGTGACCCGCTGCAGTTCTGCACGCTCGCCGCGGCGCGGGTGAGCAGGCGACACCGCGGCTCCGGCGGCGGGCAGGGGTCCTCCCGGGGCGGGCTCGAGGTCGAGCTCGTGCTCGCCGGGCACGTCCAGCCGGTGCTCGTGCGCGCGGACGGCACCGCCGAGCTGATCGGGACCTTCGGCACGGCCGTTGGGCTCGTCCCCACCGTCCGGCTCACCTGCACCCAGCACCGCGTCGGCCCCGGCGACACACTGCTCGTCTACACCGACGGCGTCACCGAGCGGCGGAGGGGCCGGGAGCAGTTCGGGGCGGAACGGCTGCTGAGGGTGGCGGCCCGGGCCGCGGGCCGTCCCGCCGTGCAAGTGGTGGGCGCCGTCCGGGAGGCGGTGGAGCGCTTCTCCGCCGAGCCCCTCGACGACGACGTGGCGCTGCTCGCAGTTCGTGCCGCGCCCTGA
- a CDS encoding HAMP domain-containing protein, whose translation MTTTPRQSTEPAGAAPSSGAQVAASESVQETAQESALLQELADVLHQVRRGRFDVRLPRRAGSPGELVDQVNDLVALLERRNRDILRISRTVGREGRMSERLNEEAYDGAWAHGVQAVNALIDDLAAPTAEIARVIEAVAEGDLSQHMALEIEGRPLRGEFRRIGRTVNTMVDQLSSFADEVTRVAREVGTEGMLGGQADVRGVAGTWRALTDSVNAMASNLTNQVRSISSAATAVAKGDLSRKITVSARGEIAELADTINSLTDTLRLFADEVTRVAVEVGTEGRLGGQATVPNVAGTWKNLTDAVNLMAANLTNQVRGIAQVAAAVKSGDLSQKITVDARGEILELKSTVNTMVDQLSSFADEVTRVAREVGTEGKLGGQAAVPTVSGTWRDLTENVNQLAGNLTAQVRNIAQVTTAVARGDLSQKITVDARGEILELKSTVNTMVDQLSSFADEVTRVAREVGTEGKLGGQAEVQGVAGTWRDLTDNVNYMASNLTDQVRNIAQVTTAVAQGDLSQKITVDARGEILELKSTVNTMVDQLSSFADEVTRVAREVGTEGKLGGQAEVKGVAGTWRDLTENVNQLAGNLTAQVRNIAQVTTAVAQGDLSQKITVDAKGEILEFKDTVNTMVDQLSSFADEVTRVAREVGTEGKLGGQATVKGVAGTWRDLTENVNQLAGNLTAQVRNIAQVTTAVARGDLSQKMTVDARGEILDLKLTVNTMVDQLSSFADEVSRVAREVGTEGKLGGQAEVKGVAGTWRGLTENVNQLAATLTTQLRAISAVSTAVASGDLTQQITVAARGEIADLKDTINQMIAALRATTTENADQSWLDSNLVRIGGLLQGQRDLNEVCQMIMNEVAPLVNAQVGAFFLAAEPSIISGGDPDRWVMCGGYAMTVGDPPLSFGPGEGLVGQAAVTRQVVLVENLPADYLPVRSAVGAAPPRAVVVLPVQFEGECLGVIELGSVVPFSALHLTFLERLVATIGVAITTIRANRRTEELLSQSQVLAMELQDQSAELQRANAELEEKAEQLSQQNRNVEIKNMEIDAARRGVEEKAQQLALASQYKSEFLANMSHELRTPLNSLLLLARLLADNPNNNLTEKQIEFASTIHSAGSDLLRLIDDILDLSKIESGRVDVDPAPVNLAQVCSSVEQAFRPQAEEKGLEMRVEASTDLPAAITTDEQRLQQVLRNLLANAVKFTDSGHVSLGISVVPPGTLHGVPALDSARTVIAFTVGDTGIGIPQEKLEMIFEAFQQADGTTSRKYGGTGLGLSISKELARMLGGKIEVTSRPGEGSVFTLLLPDELPPVTAAAARMTPRPPIPALALPESTVEQPRPAAMSNPILRTGPGGPTGVRPAPELAGVTVLIVDDDVRNVFALTSALELHGLTVIYADNGAEGIRLLTEHPEIDVVLMDAMMPDLDGNETTRRIRRLPQGRDLPIVFLTAKAMPGDRESSLAAGATDYVTKPVDLDELLALMASWVTPRRGRTSSPGGGSFGPGVRAAGGGR comes from the coding sequence ATGACCACTACCCCGCGCCAGAGCACCGAGCCGGCGGGTGCTGCCCCGTCCTCGGGTGCACAGGTGGCGGCCTCGGAGTCGGTGCAGGAGACGGCGCAGGAGTCGGCGCTCCTGCAGGAGCTCGCCGACGTCCTGCACCAGGTGCGGCGCGGACGGTTCGACGTGCGGTTGCCACGGCGGGCGGGTTCACCTGGGGAGCTGGTCGACCAGGTCAACGACCTCGTGGCGCTCCTGGAGCGGCGCAACCGCGACATCCTGCGGATCAGCCGGACGGTCGGCCGCGAGGGCCGGATGTCCGAGCGGCTCAACGAGGAGGCCTACGACGGCGCGTGGGCCCACGGTGTGCAGGCGGTCAACGCGCTGATCGACGACCTCGCCGCACCCACCGCGGAGATCGCCCGCGTGATCGAGGCGGTCGCCGAGGGCGACCTGTCCCAGCACATGGCCCTCGAGATCGAGGGCAGGCCGCTGCGCGGCGAGTTCCGTCGCATCGGCCGCACCGTGAATACGATGGTCGACCAGCTCTCGAGCTTCGCGGACGAGGTCACGCGCGTGGCGCGCGAGGTGGGCACCGAGGGCATGCTCGGCGGGCAGGCCGACGTGCGCGGCGTCGCGGGCACCTGGCGCGCGCTCACCGACTCGGTGAACGCGATGGCGAGCAACCTGACCAACCAGGTCCGCTCGATCTCGAGCGCGGCCACGGCGGTGGCAAAGGGCGACCTCTCCCGCAAGATCACGGTGAGCGCTCGCGGTGAGATCGCCGAGCTCGCCGACACGATCAACTCGCTCACCGACACGCTGCGGTTGTTCGCCGACGAGGTCACCCGCGTCGCTGTCGAGGTCGGCACCGAAGGCAGGCTCGGCGGGCAGGCCACGGTGCCGAACGTGGCCGGCACCTGGAAGAACCTCACCGACGCGGTGAACCTGATGGCGGCCAACCTGACCAACCAGGTGCGCGGCATCGCCCAGGTCGCCGCGGCCGTGAAAAGCGGCGACCTGTCGCAGAAGATCACGGTGGACGCCCGGGGCGAGATCCTCGAGCTGAAGTCGACCGTGAACACGATGGTGGACCAGCTGTCGTCGTTCGCGGACGAGGTCACCCGCGTGGCACGTGAGGTGGGCACCGAGGGCAAGCTGGGTGGTCAGGCCGCCGTTCCCACGGTCTCGGGCACGTGGCGCGACCTCACGGAGAACGTGAACCAGCTGGCGGGGAACCTCACGGCGCAGGTGCGCAACATCGCGCAGGTCACCACCGCGGTGGCCCGCGGTGACCTGTCGCAGAAGATCACGGTGGACGCCCGGGGCGAGATCCTCGAGCTGAAGTCGACCGTGAACACGATGGTGGACCAGCTGTCGTCGTTCGCCGACGAGGTCACGCGTGTGGCGCGCGAGGTGGGCACCGAGGGCAAGCTGGGCGGCCAGGCGGAGGTGCAGGGCGTCGCGGGCACGTGGCGCGACCTCACCGACAACGTCAACTACATGGCGTCGAACCTGACCGACCAGGTCCGCAACATCGCGCAGGTCACCACCGCAGTGGCGCAGGGTGACCTGTCGCAGAAGATCACCGTCGACGCCCGGGGCGAGATCCTGGAGCTGAAGTCGACCGTGAACACGATGGTGGACCAGCTGTCGTCGTTCGCGGACGAGGTCACGCGTGTGGCCCGCGAGGTGGGCACCGAGGGCAAGCTGGGCGGGCAGGCCGAGGTGAAGGGCGTCGCCGGCACGTGGCGTGACCTCACGGAGAACGTGAACCAGCTGGCCGGGAACCTCACGGCGCAGGTGCGCAACATCGCGCAGGTCACCACGGCGGTGGCGCAGGGCGACCTGTCGCAGAAGATCACGGTGGACGCCAAGGGCGAGATCCTCGAGTTCAAGGACACCGTGAACACGATGGTGGACCAGCTCTCGTCGTTCGCGGACGAGGTCACGCGGGTGGCCCGCGAGGTGGGCACCGAGGGCAAGCTGGGCGGGCAGGCCACGGTGAAGGGCGTCGCCGGCACGTGGCGCGACCTCACGGAGAACGTGAACCAGCTGGCCGGGAACCTCACCGCGCAGGTGCGCAACATCGCGCAGGTCACCACGGCGGTCGCGCGGGGCGACCTGTCGCAGAAGATGACGGTCGATGCCCGCGGGGAGATCCTCGACCTCAAGCTGACCGTCAACACGATGGTCGACCAGCTGTCGAGCTTCGCCGACGAGGTCTCGCGCGTGGCGCGCGAGGTGGGCACCGAGGGCAAGCTGGGCGGCCAGGCCGAGGTGAAGGGCGTCGCCGGCACGTGGCGCGGCCTGACGGAGAACGTCAACCAGCTCGCGGCCACCCTCACCACGCAGCTGCGGGCGATCTCGGCGGTCTCCACCGCCGTGGCGAGCGGTGACCTGACCCAGCAGATCACGGTGGCGGCGCGGGGCGAGATCGCCGACCTCAAGGACACGATCAACCAGATGATCGCGGCGCTGCGCGCCACCACCACCGAGAACGCCGACCAGAGCTGGCTGGACTCCAACCTCGTGCGCATCGGCGGGCTCCTGCAGGGGCAGCGCGACCTCAACGAGGTCTGTCAGATGATCATGAACGAGGTCGCCCCGCTGGTGAACGCGCAGGTCGGCGCGTTCTTCCTGGCCGCGGAGCCCTCGATCATCTCCGGGGGCGACCCGGACCGCTGGGTGATGTGCGGCGGCTACGCGATGACGGTGGGTGACCCCCCGCTCTCCTTCGGGCCGGGGGAGGGGCTCGTCGGGCAGGCGGCCGTCACCCGGCAGGTCGTGCTGGTCGAGAACCTCCCGGCGGACTACCTGCCGGTCCGTTCGGCCGTCGGCGCCGCGCCGCCGCGGGCGGTGGTCGTGCTCCCGGTGCAGTTCGAGGGCGAGTGCCTCGGGGTGATCGAGCTGGGGTCGGTGGTGCCCTTCTCGGCGCTGCACCTGACGTTCCTCGAGCGGCTGGTCGCCACCATCGGCGTTGCGATCACGACGATCCGGGCCAACCGCCGCACCGAGGAGCTGCTGTCCCAGTCCCAGGTGCTGGCGATGGAGCTGCAGGACCAGTCGGCCGAGCTGCAGCGCGCCAACGCCGAGCTGGAGGAGAAGGCCGAGCAGCTGTCCCAGCAGAACCGCAACGTCGAGATCAAGAACATGGAGATCGACGCGGCGCGCCGGGGCGTCGAGGAGAAGGCGCAGCAGCTGGCGCTCGCCAGCCAGTACAAGTCGGAGTTCCTGGCCAACATGAGCCACGAGCTGCGCACCCCGCTCAACTCGCTGCTGCTGCTCGCCCGGCTGCTGGCCGACAACCCGAACAACAACCTCACCGAGAAGCAGATCGAGTTCGCCAGCACGATCCACAGCGCCGGCTCGGACCTGCTGCGGCTGATCGACGACATCCTGGACCTGTCCAAGATCGAGTCCGGCCGCGTCGACGTCGATCCGGCACCGGTGAACCTCGCGCAGGTGTGCTCGTCGGTCGAGCAGGCGTTCCGGCCGCAGGCCGAGGAGAAGGGCCTCGAGATGCGGGTCGAGGCGTCGACGGACCTGCCGGCGGCCATCACCACCGACGAGCAGCGGCTGCAGCAGGTGCTGCGCAACCTGCTCGCCAACGCGGTGAAGTTCACCGACTCGGGTCACGTGAGCCTCGGCATCTCCGTCGTGCCGCCTGGCACGCTGCACGGTGTGCCCGCGCTGGACTCGGCGCGCACCGTGATCGCGTTCACGGTGGGGGACACCGGCATCGGGATCCCGCAGGAGAAGCTGGAAATGATCTTCGAGGCGTTCCAGCAGGCCGACGGCACCACGAGCCGCAAGTACGGCGGCACCGGCCTCGGCCTTTCGATCTCCAAGGAGCTCGCGCGGATGCTCGGCGGCAAGATCGAGGTCACCTCCCGGCCCGGGGAGGGATCGGTGTTCACGCTGCTCCTGCCCGACGAGCTGCCCCCGGTCACGGCGGCGGCCGCCCGCATGACGCCCCGCCCGCCGATCCCGGCGCTCGCGCTCCCGGAGTCGACCGTCGAACAGCCGCGCCCGGCCGCGATGTCGAACCCGATCCTGCGCACGGGACCGGGTGGGCCCACCGGCGTGCGCCCCGCGCCGGAGCTCGCCGGTGTCACCGTCCTCATCGTCGACGACGACGTGCGGAACGTGTTCGCGCTCACCAGCGCGCTCGAGCTCCACGGGCTCACCGTGATCTACGCCGACAACGGCGCGGAGGGGATCCGCCTGCTCACCGAGCACCCCGAGATCGACGTCGTGCTGATGGACGCGATGATGCCCGACCTGGACGGCAACGAGACCACCCGACGCATCCGGCGGCTCCCGCAGGGCCGCGACCTGCCGATCGTGTTCCTCACCGCCAAGGCGATGCCGGGCGACCGCGAGTCGAGCCTCGCCGCCGGGGCCACCGACTACGTGACGAAACCGGTGGACCTCGACGAGCTGCTCGCGCTCATGGCGTCGTGGGTCACGCCGCGGCGCGGGCGGACGAGCAGCCCGGGCGGCGGCAGCTTCGGCCCAGGGGTCAGAGCAGCAGGCGGTGGACGGTGA
- a CDS encoding response regulator — MIRQTARVLAVDDRRENLLALQAILEGLPIELVAVTSGEDALKRLLVEDYAVILLDAHMPGMDGFETAGHVKQRERTRHIPILFLTAVDYDPHLAFRGYQAGAVDYITKPFDPWVLRSKVAVFVDLWTTHTQLADRAGEVVVLRSAIDEALELLESADPADAARARARLAAVRGARINSA; from the coding sequence GTGATCCGCCAGACCGCGCGCGTGCTCGCGGTGGACGACCGCCGCGAGAACCTGCTCGCCCTGCAGGCCATCCTCGAAGGGCTGCCGATCGAGCTGGTGGCCGTCACGAGCGGTGAGGACGCGCTGAAGCGGCTGCTCGTCGAGGACTACGCCGTGATCCTGCTCGACGCCCACATGCCCGGCATGGACGGCTTCGAGACGGCCGGGCACGTCAAGCAGCGCGAACGCACCCGCCACATCCCGATCCTGTTCCTCACCGCCGTCGACTACGACCCCCACCTCGCATTCCGCGGCTACCAGGCCGGAGCGGTCGACTACATCACCAAGCCGTTCGACCCCTGGGTGCTCCGCTCCAAGGTGGCCGTGTTCGTCGACCTGTGGACCACCCACACCCAGCTCGCCGACCGCGCGGGGGAGGTCGTCGTGCTGCGGAGTGCGATCGACGAGGCACTCGAGCTCTTGGAGAGCGCCGACCCGGCCGACGCGGCCCGCGCCCGTGCCCGGCTGGCCGCGGTGAGAGGTGCGAGGATCAACTCGGCCTAG
- a CDS encoding zinc-binding dehydrogenase: MSDTDRAVVVRGPGDAAVQEVPAGEGPVRLATVCSGVSAGTELSFLTGTNPALHAHHDPELGLFRTDLPATGYPVTRLGYMEVARVVDSEATGPPRGALVAATYGHRTGYRIDPLAERIVVLPSDLDPLLGIYVAHMGPICANGLLHAAADLCGTDVRTLGDGVRGRRVVVVGGGVVGLLTGLFARRHGAAEVVLLDPTPQRRAAAEGLGLEALDPDRADPAVLLKTRWRHGAGDRGADVVFQCRGRTAALATALRLLRPQGTVVDLAFYTDDGSPLRLGAEFHHNGLTIHCAQIGRVPRGTAHAWDRERLSAETIELLRGEGPLVRKHMITDVVPFAEGPALLADLAARRRHAVQAVLTFDDA; this comes from the coding sequence GTGAGCGACACCGATCGGGCGGTCGTCGTGCGAGGGCCCGGGGACGCGGCCGTGCAGGAGGTTCCTGCCGGGGAGGGCCCGGTCCGGCTCGCGACGGTGTGCTCGGGGGTGTCGGCCGGCACCGAGCTCTCCTTCCTCACCGGCACGAACCCCGCGCTGCACGCCCACCACGACCCCGAGCTGGGACTGTTCCGCACCGACCTGCCGGCCACCGGCTACCCGGTGACCCGCCTCGGGTACATGGAGGTCGCGCGGGTCGTGGACAGCGAGGCGACCGGGCCGCCGCGCGGCGCTCTCGTCGCCGCGACGTACGGCCACCGCACCGGCTACCGCATCGACCCGCTCGCGGAGCGGATCGTCGTCCTGCCCTCCGACCTCGACCCGCTGCTCGGCATCTACGTGGCCCACATGGGTCCCATCTGCGCCAACGGTCTGCTGCACGCGGCCGCCGACCTGTGCGGCACCGACGTCCGAACCCTCGGCGACGGCGTCCGCGGGCGCCGGGTAGTGGTGGTCGGGGGCGGGGTCGTCGGGCTGCTCACCGGGCTGTTCGCGCGCAGGCACGGGGCGGCGGAGGTGGTGCTGCTCGACCCGACCCCGCAGCGGCGCGCGGCCGCGGAAGGGCTCGGGCTCGAGGCGCTCGACCCCGACCGGGCCGACCCCGCCGTCCTGCTCAAGACCCGCTGGCGGCACGGCGCGGGCGACCGCGGAGCCGACGTCGTCTTCCAGTGCAGGGGCCGCACCGCCGCGCTCGCCACCGCACTGCGCCTGCTGCGCCCCCAGGGCACCGTCGTGGACCTCGCCTTCTACACCGACGACGGCTCACCGCTGCGCCTCGGCGCGGAGTTCCACCACAACGGGCTCACCATCCACTGCGCCCAGATCGGGCGCGTGCCCCGCGGCACCGCCCACGCCTGGGACCGCGAACGCCTCTCGGCCGAGACGATCGAACTGCTGCGCGGCGAGGGCCCCCTCGTGCGCAAGCACATGATCACCGACGTGGTGCCGTTCGCGGAGGGCCCCGCACTCCTCGCCGACCTGGCAGCCCGCCGCCGCCACGCGGTGCAGGCGGTGTTGACGTTCGACGACGCCTGA
- a CDS encoding Gfo/Idh/MocA family oxidoreductase, producing the protein MDGSGGAVPPETAVAPCRIGFVGTGGVAHRHARVLGGMPGVHLVAATDVDPACAAVFAEAHGVRAVPDLDALLGEQLDAVYVCVPPFAHGALEVAVAAAGVALFVEKPLASDQPTAEWVGRRIGTSGVLTRVGHHWRCAEPVQRARKLLDGRRIRLVSGAWLDRTPPVAWWADRTRSGGPLVEQAVHVLDLARVLVGEVTEVHAAAGGLLPGGVEAATGALLCFANGAVGTFATTCVLDAKHRAGLEIVADGVVVGVGEDWLDVRTAEGGHRAEYDAMVPRTAVDAAFVAALRGTPVPPDRDAPDHAEALRSHRLACALARSVGSGRAEPVR; encoded by the coding sequence GTGGACGGATCGGGTGGCGCAGTTCCGCCGGAAACAGCAGTGGCGCCGTGCCGCATCGGGTTCGTCGGTACGGGTGGGGTGGCCCATCGCCACGCGCGCGTGCTCGGCGGGATGCCCGGGGTGCACCTGGTCGCCGCCACCGACGTCGACCCGGCCTGCGCGGCGGTGTTCGCCGAGGCCCACGGTGTCCGGGCCGTCCCCGACCTCGATGCCTTGCTCGGTGAGCAGCTCGACGCCGTCTACGTGTGCGTGCCCCCGTTCGCGCACGGCGCGCTCGAGGTGGCGGTCGCCGCCGCCGGAGTGGCGCTCTTCGTGGAGAAGCCCCTGGCCTCCGACCAACCGACCGCCGAGTGGGTGGGGCGGCGCATCGGGACATCCGGAGTCCTGACGCGGGTGGGGCACCACTGGCGGTGCGCCGAGCCGGTGCAGCGGGCCCGGAAGCTGCTCGACGGCAGGCGCATCCGGCTCGTCTCCGGCGCCTGGCTGGACCGCACCCCGCCCGTGGCGTGGTGGGCCGACCGCACCCGGTCCGGCGGGCCGCTCGTCGAGCAGGCCGTGCACGTGCTGGACCTGGCCCGCGTCCTCGTCGGCGAGGTCACCGAGGTGCACGCCGCAGCGGGCGGGCTGCTGCCAGGGGGCGTCGAGGCCGCCACCGGCGCCCTGCTCTGCTTCGCGAACGGTGCCGTCGGGACCTTCGCCACCACCTGCGTGCTCGACGCCAAGCACCGCGCCGGGCTGGAGATCGTGGCCGACGGGGTCGTCGTGGGCGTCGGCGAGGACTGGCTCGACGTGCGCACGGCCGAGGGGGGCCACCGCGCCGAGTACGACGCGATGGTGCCCCGCACCGCGGTGGACGCCGCGTTCGTCGCCGCGCTGCGCGGCACTCCCGTCCCTCCCGACCGCGACGCACCCGACCACGCCGAGGCGCTGCGCAGCCATCGCCTCGCCTGCGCCCTCGCGCGCTCGGTCGGGTCCGGGCGGGCGGAGCCGGTCAGGTGA
- a CDS encoding CsbD family protein: MGTDDKMDNKLEELGGKAKETVGRATDDEELEAQGERDQTKSNLKQAGEKVKDAFKR; encoded by the coding sequence GTGGGTACCGACGACAAGATGGACAACAAGCTCGAGGAGCTCGGCGGCAAGGCCAAGGAGACGGTGGGCCGCGCCACCGACGACGAGGAACTCGAGGCGCAGGGCGAACGCGACCAGACCAAGAGCAACCTCAAGCAGGCGGGTGAGAAGGTCAAGGACGCCTTCAAGCGCTGA